One stretch of Nocardia mangyaensis DNA includes these proteins:
- a CDS encoding ABC transporter permease encodes MTWNTLARSLTRTIVTFAGTAVAIVAVWTLFLRLVDVSPFVAKTPADVWNYLFTEAEAAANRSAITANLVRTLIDASYGFVLGLSLAAVISLVFYFSRTVESMFVPAVTAMHAVPMVTVGPILVLIFGRGALGTAVVGAAIVVVPALLTMLHGIRSTPRTDLDMVTAFGGSRAAAFFKVSLPHAIPTWFTAAKVAVTTSVVGALLAEWLATGEGLGGQMLRDANEFQFARLWSSVVVLTVVCVVVYQLVSVAEDAVGSRLRAAR; translated from the coding sequence ATGACCTGGAATACGTTGGCACGCAGTCTCACTCGCACGATCGTCACTTTCGCCGGAACGGCGGTCGCCATCGTGGCGGTGTGGACGCTGTTCCTGCGGCTCGTGGACGTGAGCCCCTTCGTCGCCAAGACACCGGCTGATGTGTGGAACTACCTGTTCACCGAAGCCGAAGCGGCCGCGAATCGTTCGGCGATCACGGCGAACCTCGTACGGACCCTGATCGACGCCTCCTACGGATTCGTCCTCGGGCTGTCCCTGGCCGCGGTGATCTCGCTGGTGTTCTACTTCTCCCGCACCGTCGAGTCGATGTTCGTCCCGGCCGTGACCGCGATGCACGCCGTGCCGATGGTGACCGTCGGCCCGATCCTGGTGTTGATCTTCGGTCGCGGCGCGCTCGGCACCGCAGTCGTCGGGGCCGCGATCGTGGTGGTCCCCGCCCTGCTGACCATGCTGCACGGCATCCGCTCGACCCCGCGCACCGATCTGGACATGGTCACCGCCTTCGGCGGATCACGAGCGGCGGCCTTCTTCAAAGTGTCCCTGCCACACGCGATTCCGACCTGGTTCACGGCGGCCAAGGTCGCGGTGACCACCTCGGTCGTCGGCGCGCTGCTGGCCGAATGGCTGGCGACCGGCGAGGGACTGGGCGGCCAGATGCTCAGGGACGCCAACGAATTCCAGTTCGCCCGCCTGTGGTCCTCGGTCGTCGTGCTGACCGTCGTCTGCGTCGTTGTCTACCAGCTCGTCTCCGTCGCCGAAGACGCCGTCGGATCCCGTCTGCGCGCGGCTCGCTGA